In the Chroococcidiopsis sp. SAG 2025 genome, one interval contains:
- the psaK gene encoding photosystem I reaction center subunit PsaK has protein sequence MINTILLAATQPTVPNTISWSPQVALIISASSLLILLIASRSIKYPQVGAKLPVNLPVLGSPSIGTFVASMAFGHVVGAGIVLGLSNLGWLS, from the coding sequence TTGATTAATACAATTTTACTAGCTGCAACACAACCAACAGTTCCCAACACTATCAGCTGGAGTCCGCAAGTAGCACTGATTATCAGTGCTAGCTCCTTACTAATCCTGCTAATCGCTAGCCGCAGTATCAAATATCCTCAAGTCGGCGCTAAGTTACCCGTAAACTTACCAGTATTGGGCAGTCCCAGCATTGGTACATTTGTTGCATCAATGGCATTTGGTCACGTCGTCGGAGCAGGAATCGTCCTCGGACTGTCTAACCTCGGTTGGCTGAGCTAA
- a CDS encoding 2-C-methyl-D-erythritol 4-phosphate cytidylyltransferase translates to MYLLIPAAGMGRRMGSDRNKLLLTLRSQPLIAWTLRAAEASREISWIGIISQPADWIDLKEILEGLCLTKPVEFIQGGTTRQESVYNGLQALPVDAKQVLIHDGARCLATPELFDRCAVAIQNSKFKIQSSKFPDSHSPTPDSPIQGLIAAIPVKDTIKVVDDAGFIQDTPDRSQLWAAQTPQAFDVQLLKQCHAKGLEQGWEVTDDAALFEKCGLPVQIVEGEETNLKLTTPMDVAIAEFILQQRLGNKS, encoded by the coding sequence GTGTATTTATTAATTCCAGCCGCCGGAATGGGACGAAGAATGGGTAGCGATCGCAATAAGCTGCTGTTGACGCTGCGATCGCAACCTCTAATTGCTTGGACGCTACGCGCAGCCGAAGCATCTCGTGAAATTAGTTGGATCGGCATTATTTCCCAACCTGCCGATTGGATAGATTTGAAGGAGATTCTGGAGGGTTTATGCTTAACTAAACCCGTGGAATTCATTCAAGGGGGGACTACCCGCCAAGAGTCTGTTTACAATGGCTTACAGGCTTTGCCAGTGGATGCTAAACAAGTTCTCATTCATGACGGCGCGAGATGTCTCGCTACACCAGAATTATTCGATCGTTGTGCGGTGGCAATTCAAAATTCAAAATTCAAAATTCAAAGTTCAAAATTCCCCGACTCCCACTCTCCCACTCCCGACTCCCCAATCCAAGGCTTAATTGCCGCAATCCCCGTGAAAGACACGATTAAAGTCGTGGATGATGCTGGATTCATTCAAGATACACCAGACCGCAGCCAGCTTTGGGCGGCGCAAACTCCACAGGCTTTTGACGTGCAATTATTGAAGCAGTGTCACGCAAAAGGTCTGGAGCAAGGCTGGGAAGTTACGGACGATGCAGCTTTGTTTGAAAAGTGTGGCTTACCCGTACAAATTGTTGAGGGCGAAGAGACAAATTTAAAATTGACTACACCAATGGATGTGGCGATCGCAGAGTTTATATTACAGCAAAGACTTGGAAATAAGTCGTAA
- a CDS encoding phosphoribosylanthranilate isomerase: MRIKICGITKPEQGKAIASLGATALGFICVPNTPRYVNPTQIRAAIAQLPATVDRIGVFANTTLKDISQIVAATKLTGVQLHGDESPAFCHQLRSLLPDVEIVKALRVKNTEALEQAANYITYVDALLLDAYHPQQLGGTGKTLDWNALQQFQPSCPWFLSAGLTPDNILAALTQLRPHGIDLSSGVERSPGDKDLDKVARLFEQLRLASAN; encoded by the coding sequence ATGCGAATCAAAATTTGCGGCATTACGAAACCGGAACAGGGAAAAGCGATCGCCTCTCTTGGCGCAACTGCTCTAGGGTTTATCTGCGTTCCCAACACGCCTCGCTATGTCAACCCCACTCAAATTCGAGCCGCGATCGCGCAGCTACCAGCTACGGTAGACCGGATCGGTGTTTTTGCCAACACCACCCTAAAAGATATTAGCCAAATCGTTGCAGCCACCAAATTGACAGGGGTACAGTTACACGGAGACGAATCACCCGCCTTTTGCCATCAGTTAAGATCTTTGCTGCCCGATGTAGAGATTGTCAAAGCATTAAGAGTCAAAAATACAGAAGCACTAGAGCAAGCAGCCAATTACATCACGTATGTAGATGCTCTCCTACTCGATGCTTACCATCCTCAACAGTTAGGTGGTACGGGAAAAACGCTAGATTGGAATGCCTTACAACAATTTCAACCCAGTTGTCCTTGGTTTCTCTCTGCCGGACTCACACCAGATAATATTCTGGCTGCTTTAACTCAACTTCGTCCTCATGGGATCGACTTATCCAGTGGAGTAGAACGTTCCCCAGGAGATAAAGATTTAGATAAGGTTGCCCGACTGTTCGAGCAACTGCGCTTAGCGAGCGCTAATTGA
- the mltG gene encoding endolytic transglycosylase MltG — protein MQKLFKWRIIWALIPLTIGIGAWSSWNWWQRSSAPSQPLETANATQVQFRVPSGTPSQQIGKQLEAEGLIRSSQAWNLWARWLHWRNPNGGFQAGTYQISPSQSLEEVANKIWHGQVVQQSFTIPEGWSLRQMAAYFEQQGYFPASEFLNAASQIKRDRFSWLPADIPHLEGYLYPDTYKIGSGSVTPTQVVNQMLQRFEQVALPLYEQGKDRTNFDLKQWVTLASIVEKEAVIPEERSRIAGVFVKRLQKGYTLGSDPTVEYALNLRQTADQPLTYAQVNTPSPYNTYRNPGLPPTPIASPGIASLKAALDPESTPYLYFVARYDGSHVFSRTLAEHNAAQAAIRKQRQKG, from the coding sequence GTGCAAAAACTATTTAAGTGGCGCATAATTTGGGCTTTAATCCCCTTAACTATAGGAATAGGCGCTTGGTCGAGCTGGAATTGGTGGCAGCGCTCCAGCGCCCCGTCTCAACCTTTAGAGACAGCAAATGCTACGCAAGTGCAGTTTCGCGTTCCTTCAGGCACGCCTAGCCAGCAAATCGGCAAGCAGCTAGAGGCAGAAGGACTAATTCGCTCTAGTCAAGCATGGAATTTATGGGCAAGGTGGCTGCACTGGCGAAATCCCAATGGGGGATTTCAAGCAGGGACATATCAAATCTCTCCCAGTCAGTCTTTAGAAGAAGTGGCAAATAAGATCTGGCACGGTCAGGTAGTGCAGCAGAGCTTCACGATTCCTGAAGGCTGGTCTTTGCGGCAAATGGCGGCTTACTTTGAACAACAGGGATATTTCCCTGCTAGCGAGTTTCTCAATGCTGCCAGTCAAATTAAGCGCGATCGCTTTTCCTGGCTACCTGCTGATATTCCCCATCTTGAAGGTTATTTATACCCCGACACATACAAGATTGGTAGTGGTTCCGTTACGCCAACTCAGGTGGTGAACCAAATGCTGCAACGCTTCGAGCAAGTCGCCCTACCTTTATACGAACAAGGTAAAGATCGAACTAATTTCGACCTGAAGCAATGGGTGACATTAGCTAGTATTGTCGAAAAAGAAGCCGTCATCCCCGAAGAGCGATCGCGAATTGCAGGCGTATTTGTTAAGCGATTGCAAAAAGGTTATACACTAGGCTCCGATCCTACAGTAGAGTATGCCCTCAACCTGCGCCAAACAGCAGACCAGCCCCTTACTTACGCCCAAGTTAATACCCCTTCGCCCTACAATACCTATCGCAATCCAGGGCTACCACCTACACCCATCGCTAGCCCTGGCATAGCCAGTCTTAAAGCTGCACTCGATCCCGAATCAACTCCCTATCTCTACTTTGTTGCCCGTTACGACGGCTCGCATGTTTTCAGTCGCACCCTAGCGGAACACAACGCCGCTCAAGCCGCCATCCGCAAGCAACGGCAAAAAGGCTAG
- a CDS encoding YqeG family HAD IIIA-type phosphatase: protein MSWNELLQPDLILEGSVLNLTPEMIQQYHLKGLVLDVDETLVPIKATTASAALQTWVAQTRQFVKLWLVSNNLSDTRIGGIARSLDLPYILGAVKPSRRKLRLAVEAMNLPAEQVAMVGDRLFTDVIAGNRLGMFTILVEPYVDPGEAVRAYPIRSLEVLVSQALGASLIPKQTKINKSQ from the coding sequence ATGTCTTGGAACGAACTACTACAACCCGATTTAATCCTAGAAGGATCTGTGCTGAATCTGACACCAGAAATGATTCAGCAATACCACCTCAAAGGCTTAGTGTTAGATGTGGATGAAACCTTAGTACCAATCAAAGCGACAACAGCGTCAGCTGCTCTACAAACGTGGGTTGCACAAACAAGACAATTTGTCAAGCTATGGTTAGTTAGTAATAACCTCAGCGATACTCGCATTGGTGGTATAGCAAGATCTTTGGATCTGCCCTACATTCTCGGCGCTGTCAAACCCTCTCGACGAAAGCTAAGGCTAGCGGTAGAGGCAATGAATTTGCCAGCGGAACAGGTAGCAATGGTAGGTGATCGCCTTTTTACTGATGTCATCGCTGGCAATCGCTTAGGTATGTTCACCATTTTGGTCGAACCGTATGTCGATCCCGGTGAAGCCGTCCGTGCTTATCCCATCCGTAGCTTGGAAGTTCTAGTTTCTCAAGCTCTTGGAGCCTCCCTCATCCCCAAGCAAACAAAAATTAACAAAAGTCAGTAA
- a CDS encoding site-2 protease family protein gives MQTGWRIGALWGIPLFLDPLWFVILTFVALNFGLSYSPWGNILAGSAGLTIALLLFGSVLLHELGHSLVARSQGIKVNSITLFLFGGIASIEEESKTPGEALQVAIAGPLVSIGLFGILTLVSLVLPASSLANVMVTDLARVNLILALFNLIPGLPLDGGQVLKAAVWKVTGNRFQAVRWAARTGQFLGWSAIATGAAIEFFTGELVSGLWLVLLGWFGIRHASAYERITKLQEALLQLQATDAMSRDFRVVDADMTLRAFADLYLLETSAPQTYFAASDGRYRGMVSIDDLRLVERSQWETQTLHSIVHPLTEIPHVEESTSLVEVINQMESQQLPRLTVLSPAGAIAGTIDRGDIIKAIAPKLNLRISEVEIKRIKEEGSYPSGLQLGLVAKSTKV, from the coding sequence ATGCAAACAGGTTGGCGAATTGGAGCTTTATGGGGCATTCCACTGTTTTTAGACCCCCTATGGTTTGTTATTTTAACTTTTGTTGCCCTCAATTTTGGGTTGAGTTATTCACCTTGGGGAAATATCTTAGCTGGAAGTGCGGGTTTAACGATCGCACTGCTGTTATTTGGTTCGGTCTTGCTGCATGAACTCGGTCATAGTTTGGTGGCGCGATCGCAAGGGATTAAGGTTAATTCTATTACTCTGTTCCTTTTTGGCGGAATTGCTTCGATTGAAGAAGAATCGAAAACTCCAGGCGAAGCATTACAAGTGGCGATCGCCGGACCTTTAGTGAGTATTGGTTTGTTTGGTATTCTTACTCTTGTCAGCTTGGTTTTGCCTGCATCGAGTTTGGCTAATGTCATGGTGACAGACTTAGCCAGAGTGAATTTAATTTTGGCACTGTTTAATTTAATTCCTGGCTTACCTTTAGATGGAGGACAGGTATTAAAAGCAGCAGTATGGAAAGTCACGGGCAACCGTTTTCAAGCCGTGCGTTGGGCGGCGAGAACCGGACAATTCTTGGGTTGGTCGGCGATCGCGACTGGTGCGGCAATAGAATTCTTTACCGGTGAATTGGTCAGCGGTCTGTGGTTGGTGCTGCTGGGATGGTTTGGTATTCGCCATGCTAGTGCATACGAGCGCATCACGAAATTACAAGAAGCCTTGCTGCAACTGCAGGCTACCGATGCTATGTCCCGCGATTTTCGCGTCGTAGATGCCGATATGACCTTGCGCGCTTTTGCCGACCTTTATCTGCTCGAAACATCCGCACCACAAACCTATTTTGCTGCATCCGATGGGCGTTATCGGGGGATGGTATCGATTGACGATTTGCGCCTTGTCGAACGCAGTCAGTGGGAAACGCAAACTCTGCACAGCATCGTTCATCCCCTCACTGAAATCCCCCATGTTGAGGAATCGACATCTTTAGTCGAAGTCATCAACCAGATGGAAAGCCAGCAACTACCCCGTCTAACCGTACTTTCTCCAGCTGGAGCTATAGCAGGAACGATAGACCGAGGCGATATTATCAAAGCGATCGCACCTAAACTTAACCTACGGATTTCCGAAGTGGAAATCAAGCGGATTAAGGAAGAAGGTAGCTATCCATCGGGGTTGCAATTGGGGTTAGTCGCAAAATCTACTAAAGTGTAG
- the proB gene encoding glutamate 5-kinase, translating into MLQTQTIVVKIGTSSLTQSQTGLLALSTIATLVETLSHLRRQGHRVILVSSGAVGVGCARLGLRERPRTMAMKQAVAAVGQGRLMRVYDDFFTTLQQPIAQVLLTRSDVGERSRYVNAYNTFQALLEIGVIPIVNENDTVAVQELKFGDNDTLSALVASLVEADWLFLLTDVDRLYSADPRSFPDAQPIALVTHMEQLAQLQVQVGSPGSQWGTGGMVTKIAAARIATAAGVRTVITEGRFPHNIEKIIQGEPLGTQFAPQLQPSNARKRWIAYGLIPTGKLYLDDGAVKAICQQGKSLLAAGITTIEGEFDSQDTVQICDRFGKEVARGIVNYSSSELQNIRGRHSKEIATILGYAGAANVIHRDNLVLI; encoded by the coding sequence ATGTTGCAAACTCAAACAATTGTTGTCAAAATTGGCACTTCTAGTCTGACGCAATCGCAGACAGGTTTACTAGCTCTTTCCACGATCGCGACTTTAGTAGAAACTCTATCTCATCTCCGTCGTCAGGGGCATCGGGTGATTTTAGTTTCTTCTGGAGCTGTAGGGGTCGGTTGCGCTCGTTTGGGGCTGAGAGAGCGTCCCCGCACGATGGCAATGAAACAGGCAGTAGCGGCTGTCGGACAGGGACGGTTGATGCGCGTATACGACGATTTTTTTACAACTCTGCAACAGCCTATCGCTCAAGTGCTGCTGACCCGTAGCGATGTTGGAGAACGTAGTCGCTATGTCAATGCATACAACACGTTTCAAGCCTTGTTAGAAATTGGCGTGATTCCAATTGTGAATGAGAATGACACGGTAGCAGTTCAAGAACTAAAATTTGGCGACAACGATACTCTCTCTGCCTTAGTTGCCAGTTTGGTTGAGGCAGATTGGCTATTTTTACTGACAGATGTAGACCGTCTCTATTCTGCCGATCCGCGATCGTTTCCCGATGCTCAGCCAATTGCGTTGGTAACGCACATGGAACAACTAGCCCAATTGCAGGTACAAGTAGGTTCTCCCGGTTCCCAATGGGGAACGGGTGGCATGGTAACAAAGATTGCCGCAGCGCGGATTGCTACTGCGGCAGGTGTCCGTACAGTCATTACTGAAGGGCGGTTCCCACATAATATTGAAAAAATTATCCAGGGAGAGCCTTTAGGAACTCAGTTCGCGCCCCAACTCCAACCGAGTAACGCTCGTAAACGCTGGATTGCTTATGGTTTGATTCCTACGGGCAAGCTTTACTTAGATGATGGTGCGGTCAAGGCGATTTGCCAGCAAGGAAAATCTTTACTAGCGGCTGGTATTACTACCATCGAAGGCGAATTTGACAGTCAAGATACAGTTCAAATTTGCGATCGCTTTGGCAAAGAAGTTGCGAGAGGCATTGTCAACTATAGCAGCAGCGAACTGCAAAACATTCGCGGACGACACTCAAAAGAAATTGCCACAATTTTAGGCTATGCTGGTGCGGCAAACGTAATTCACCGCGATAATCTAGTTTTGATTTAA
- the hisS gene encoding histidine--tRNA ligase encodes MGEIQALRGTRDILPDEVVFWQRVEATARDILSKAAYREIRTPIFEQTTLFERGIGEATDVVGKEMYTFVDRGDRSITLRPEGTAGVVRALIEHGLYAQGGVQRLWYTGPMFRYERPQAGRQRQFHQLGVEVIGSADPRADAEVIAIATEILQNLGLKNLHLDLNSVGNKADRQNYRQALVDYFTPYKGELDLDSQDRLTRNPLRILDSKDARTKEIAQNAPSILDYLGSESQQHFERVQQLLSDLGIKYQLNPRLVRGLDYYTHTAFEVISDDLGAQATVCGGGRYDGLVAELGGPDTPAVGWAIGLERLIILLQQLQTPPVSELDFYVISRGDRAEAQALILAQKLRQAGFSVELDLSGSAFKKQFARADKSDTVACLILGDEEAANETVKLKWMATKEQTAIAQTELMATTDTLRAEIQFFRTER; translated from the coding sequence ATGGGCGAAATTCAGGCACTACGCGGGACGCGAGACATTCTGCCCGATGAGGTTGTCTTTTGGCAACGGGTAGAAGCAACGGCACGAGATATTTTAAGCAAAGCCGCCTACCGAGAAATTCGCACGCCGATTTTCGAGCAAACGACGTTGTTTGAACGGGGAATTGGTGAAGCTACGGATGTGGTGGGCAAAGAAATGTATACTTTTGTGGATCGGGGCGATCGCTCGATTACCCTGCGTCCAGAAGGTACGGCTGGAGTTGTCCGCGCTTTAATCGAACATGGACTATACGCTCAAGGCGGCGTGCAGCGTTTGTGGTATACGGGTCCGATGTTTCGCTACGAGCGCCCTCAAGCTGGAAGACAGCGGCAATTTCACCAATTAGGCGTAGAGGTTATCGGTAGTGCCGATCCGAGAGCAGATGCAGAAGTTATTGCGATCGCTACAGAGATTTTACAAAATCTAGGGCTGAAAAACCTGCATCTCGATCTTAATTCAGTGGGGAATAAAGCAGATCGGCAAAATTATCGTCAAGCACTGGTAGACTATTTCACGCCCTATAAAGGCGAATTAGATCTAGATTCCCAAGATCGCTTGACCCGCAACCCCTTACGAATTCTAGATAGTAAAGACGCTCGCACTAAAGAGATCGCTCAAAACGCTCCTAGTATCTTAGATTACCTCGGCTCTGAGTCGCAGCAACACTTCGAGCGGGTACAGCAATTACTGAGCGATTTAGGCATTAAATACCAACTCAATCCCAGGTTAGTCAGAGGATTAGACTACTACACCCACACAGCTTTTGAAGTGATTTCCGATGACTTAGGCGCGCAAGCAACAGTGTGTGGTGGCGGGCGTTACGATGGTTTAGTCGCTGAGTTAGGTGGTCCCGATACACCTGCGGTAGGATGGGCAATTGGTCTAGAACGACTGATTATTTTATTACAACAACTCCAAACGCCCCCAGTTTCGGAATTAGATTTCTACGTAATTTCACGGGGCGATCGCGCTGAGGCGCAAGCACTGATATTAGCACAGAAATTACGCCAAGCAGGGTTTAGCGTCGAATTAGACCTCAGCGGGAGTGCCTTTAAAAAACAATTCGCCCGTGCTGATAAAAGCGACACGGTGGCTTGTCTAATTTTGGGCGATGAGGAGGCAGCAAACGAAACTGTCAAACTCAAATGGATGGCTACTAAAGAGCAAACTGCGATCGCCCAAACTGAGCTAATGGCGACAACAGATACACTACGAGCAGAAATTCAATTTTTTAGAACCGAACGCTAA
- a CDS encoding peptidase E produces the protein MALNSVSRQIFAMGGGGFSMEPETLLLDRYILGLSKKEKPKVCFLPTASGDSDKYIVRFYSTYINLPCQPSHLSLFLPHTADLKSFILDQDIIYVGGGNTKSLIALWREWGLDKILQAAWENGVILTGLSAGSICWFEQGVTDSMPGQLTVLQCLGLLKGSNCPHYDGEPERRPAYHRLLSQGLINPGYAADDGVGLHFVDNKLENIVSSRPFAKAYQLAKLDGTVTETVLEPIYLGKDT, from the coding sequence ATGGCTCTTAATTCAGTCTCTAGACAAATCTTTGCTATGGGTGGCGGCGGATTTTCTATGGAACCTGAAACTCTTCTGCTGGATAGATATATTCTGGGACTATCAAAGAAGGAAAAACCAAAAGTTTGTTTTCTTCCAACTGCTAGCGGTGATTCTGATAAATATATCGTGCGGTTCTATTCCACTTACATTAATTTGCCCTGTCAGCCTTCTCATCTATCTTTATTCCTTCCACATACAGCCGATCTCAAATCTTTTATTCTCGACCAAGATATTATTTATGTAGGCGGCGGAAACACGAAAAGCTTAATTGCCCTTTGGCGAGAGTGGGGACTAGATAAAATTCTTCAAGCAGCTTGGGAAAATGGCGTTATCCTTACTGGTTTAAGTGCGGGTTCTATTTGTTGGTTTGAACAGGGAGTAACTGATTCTATGCCTGGGCAATTGACTGTTTTACAATGTCTTGGCTTACTCAAAGGTAGCAACTGTCCTCATTATGACGGCGAACCGGAAAGAAGACCAGCTTACCATCGGTTATTATCTCAAGGATTAATTAACCCTGGATATGCTGCTGATGATGGTGTTGGCTTACACTTTGTTGATAACAAACTAGAAAATATTGTTAGTTCTCGCCCTTTCGCAAAGGCGTATCAATTAGCAAAATTAGATGGAACAGTTACAGAAACAGTTTTAGAACCAATCTATTTAGGCAAGGATACCTGA
- a CDS encoding photosystem II manganese-stabilizing polypeptide, with translation MKYRALIVAFLALCLGFLTACSNPSEVASRELLTYEQIRGTGLANKCPQLSETSRGSIAIDPDQSYRMVELCLEPTSFFIKEEPVNKRQEAEYIAGKLLTRYTSTIDQVQGDLKVNPDKSLTFVEKDGLDFQAITVQLPGGERVPFLFTIKDLVAQTQPGLTSINTSTDFEGKFNVPSYRTANFLDPKGRGVTTGYDNAVALPASADKQKYANVKSAGIENGSISLQVAKVDNNTGEVAGTFESVQPSDTDMGAKEALDVKVRGLFYARIEPQA, from the coding sequence ATGAAGTATCGCGCGCTAATTGTTGCCTTCCTAGCTTTGTGTCTAGGATTTCTTACTGCCTGTAGCAACCCCTCAGAAGTAGCAAGCAGAGAACTACTCACATACGAGCAAATTAGAGGCACTGGTCTAGCTAATAAGTGTCCTCAACTGTCGGAAACATCTCGCGGATCGATCGCGATCGATCCGGATCAATCGTACAGAATGGTAGAGCTGTGCTTAGAGCCAACATCATTCTTTATCAAAGAAGAACCAGTTAATAAGCGTCAAGAAGCAGAATATATTGCTGGAAAACTGTTGACTCGCTACACTTCGACCATCGACCAGGTACAGGGCGATCTTAAAGTCAATCCTGACAAAAGCTTGACTTTCGTTGAAAAAGATGGTCTTGATTTCCAAGCGATTACCGTACAATTACCAGGTGGTGAAAGAGTACCTTTCTTATTCACAATCAAAGACTTGGTTGCACAAACTCAGCCTGGATTGACCAGTATTAACACTTCCACTGACTTTGAAGGTAAATTTAACGTCCCCTCTTACCGTACTGCTAACTTCCTCGACCCTAAAGGACGAGGCGTAACCACAGGGTATGACAATGCTGTAGCTCTACCTGCATCGGCAGACAAGCAAAAATATGCCAATGTCAAGAGTGCTGGAATTGAAAACGGGTCAATTTCTCTCCAAGTTGCCAAAGTTGACAACAACACAGGAGAGGTAGCTGGTACTTTCGAGAGCGTCCAACCTTCCGATACGGATATGGGCGCGAAGGAAGCTTTAGATGTAAAGGTTCGCGGTTTATTCTACGCTCGGATCGAACCACAAGCATAA
- the psaK gene encoding photosystem I reaction center subunit PsaK, whose amino-acid sequence MECSQELLILGVKALLESLLLTLAEVQPTVPDTLKWSWTGSAVIIGTCLICLFIIPRTIRYPHVGTKFPLGPFAGIFNNPSIGSFLAAMSAGHLIAIPAVLGLNNLGILK is encoded by the coding sequence ATGGAGTGTAGCCAAGAGCTGTTGATTTTAGGAGTTAAAGCTTTGTTGGAATCACTCTTACTAACACTAGCCGAAGTCCAACCAACTGTTCCCGATACACTCAAGTGGAGTTGGACGGGATCGGCGGTGATTATAGGTACTTGTTTGATTTGTCTGTTTATTATTCCTCGCACGATCCGCTATCCCCATGTGGGAACTAAGTTTCCCTTGGGACCATTTGCCGGAATTTTTAATAATCCCAGTATTGGTTCCTTCCTTGCTGCTATGAGTGCAGGGCATTTGATTGCGATTCCGGCAGTGCTAGGGTTGAATAATTTGGGTATTCTCAAGTAA
- a CDS encoding acyltransferase, translated as MQTQQDGKLRYEICFPGLPLAVYREVAAHLRQVEGVETDLYPATNQQFDYNQSQVGGLWIQYAPTASSASRELVDRILAYYQQLFKQGAESREQGVVKNG; from the coding sequence ATGCAAACACAGCAGGATGGTAAGTTAAGATATGAAATCTGTTTTCCTGGCTTGCCTTTAGCAGTCTATAGGGAAGTTGCTGCCCATCTACGTCAAGTGGAAGGGGTAGAAACAGATTTGTATCCGGCAACAAACCAACAGTTTGATTACAATCAAAGTCAAGTGGGCGGATTGTGGATTCAGTACGCTCCCACGGCTAGCTCGGCAAGTCGAGAATTAGTAGACCGGATTTTGGCTTACTATCAACAGCTTTTCAAGCAGGGAGCAGAGAGCAGGGAGCAGGGAGTAGTGAAGAATGGTTAG
- a CDS encoding RNA polymerase sigma factor SigF encodes MVLTYTLMSPELKRESAQLLREYQQSRSAAIRNQLVTLNLGLVRKEAHFWSNQCTESYEDLLQVGCMGLIRAIERFDLSKGHAFSSFAIPYIRGEIQHYLRDKGVLVRMPRRWLALQQQAMTFSQEWRTQHNRQPTDAEIAAELEIPITEWQEIKLAWTNRSPLSLDTPVQDEEGAMSLGEMVPDQQYRSFQLAQEDQLRLQQALVELEQRTHEVLKFVFFYDLTQKEVAERLGISVVTVSRCVKKGLATLKRSMAGNDE; translated from the coding sequence ATGGTTCTTACTTATACTTTAATGAGTCCCGAACTTAAACGCGAGAGCGCTCAACTGCTACGAGAGTATCAACAGTCTCGCTCCGCAGCGATCCGCAATCAACTGGTGACACTGAATCTAGGATTGGTGAGAAAAGAAGCCCACTTTTGGAGCAATCAATGCACGGAAAGTTATGAAGACTTACTGCAAGTCGGTTGTATGGGATTAATTAGGGCAATTGAAAGATTTGACTTATCTAAAGGTCATGCCTTCAGCTCATTTGCCATTCCCTACATTCGGGGTGAAATTCAACATTATCTGCGCGATAAAGGGGTATTAGTGCGGATGCCAAGACGCTGGCTTGCGCTTCAGCAACAGGCAATGACATTTTCTCAAGAGTGGCGCACGCAACACAATCGCCAGCCCACGGATGCTGAAATCGCCGCCGAGCTGGAAATTCCTATTACGGAATGGCAAGAGATTAAACTAGCATGGACAAATCGCTCCCCCTTAAGCTTGGATACTCCGGTGCAGGATGAAGAAGGAGCGATGTCTCTTGGTGAAATGGTTCCCGATCAACAATATCGTAGCTTTCAACTAGCTCAGGAAGACCAACTGCGCCTACAACAAGCTTTAGTAGAGTTAGAGCAGCGCACTCACGAAGTCTTAAAATTTGTTTTTTTCTATGACTTAACTCAAAAAGAAGTGGCAGAACGGTTAGGTATCAGTGTTGTCACTGTTTCCCGTTGTGTTAAAAAAGGACTTGCTACCTTGAAAAGATCGATGGCAGGCAACGATGAATAA